The following proteins come from a genomic window of Corallococcus sp. NCRR:
- a CDS encoding ferrichrome ABC transporter permease, whose translation MVRYALAIFTSAFLLFGVQPLAGRYALPWYGGTPAVWTACMLFFQAVLLAGYAYAHAVASRLRPRAQAALHLGLLVVALAALAARASWTGSPLAPGDGWRPVDDHLPVLRLMRMLAATLGLPFFVLSTTGPLLQSWFARARPERSPYVLYALSNAGSLLALLGYPFLVEPWVGRSAQAWGWAVGFVLFVLCVLACARDLLRRAPEPSATSPSPGAEVRSEASPVSASQRPGVGLTLTWLALSTCASVLLLATTNKLSQDVAAGPFLWVMPLAVYLITFILAFSRESFYARTPYSVGLIASVVLVTYAHKEGPALGLGWQVLFHASALFTGAMVCHGELYRRRPAPRYLSAFYLWVSVGGVLGGVFVNLIAPAIFTSYWEHPLALAACCAVAFAGLMRKPKEETVVARTQRLFRGALLVGVAVHLPVLVLTDLGRVRFAARNFFGVVRVLELFPDDPRQHQYVLRHGAITHGWQYIPPERRGLPTAYYTQDAGLGLALAEQRRSRQALGLPTGLRVGMLGLGVGNSATLMAAGDDVRFYEINPDIIGLARGQGGFFSTLTDTPAHVEVVEGDARISLEKELEQGSRQFDVLALDVFSSDAIPVHLLTKEAVALYLQHLAPRGVLALHISNQHLDLVPISLAHARAAGLSAALVVRDSDGDAVASSWMLLSPDPEFVWGSTFSQGKARVRRLVLRGEPEYVWTDERSSVLQALRPRAQGLAAANPNVMDVPTRAVVQPASP comes from the coding sequence ATGGTGCGCTACGCGCTCGCCATCTTCACCAGCGCCTTCCTGCTCTTCGGCGTCCAGCCGCTGGCGGGCCGCTACGCCCTGCCGTGGTACGGCGGCACGCCCGCGGTGTGGACCGCGTGCATGCTGTTCTTCCAGGCCGTGCTGCTCGCGGGCTACGCCTACGCGCACGCGGTGGCCTCCCGGCTGCGCCCGCGCGCGCAGGCCGCCCTGCACCTGGGCCTGCTGGTGGTGGCGCTGGCGGCGCTCGCGGCGAGGGCCTCCTGGACGGGCTCTCCGCTGGCGCCAGGGGACGGCTGGCGCCCCGTGGACGACCACCTGCCCGTGCTCCGGTTGATGCGGATGCTGGCCGCGACGCTGGGCCTGCCCTTCTTCGTGCTCAGCACCACCGGCCCGCTCCTCCAGTCGTGGTTCGCCCGCGCGCGGCCGGAGCGCTCGCCCTACGTGCTCTACGCGCTCTCCAACGCGGGCTCGCTGCTGGCGCTCCTGGGCTACCCGTTCCTGGTGGAGCCCTGGGTGGGCCGGAGCGCCCAGGCATGGGGCTGGGCCGTGGGCTTCGTCCTCTTCGTCCTCTGCGTCCTCGCCTGTGCGCGCGACCTGCTGCGCCGCGCCCCGGAGCCCTCCGCCACGTCGCCGTCCCCGGGCGCGGAGGTTCGCTCCGAGGCTTCCCCCGTGTCGGCATCCCAGCGTCCGGGCGTGGGGCTCACGCTGACGTGGCTGGCGCTGAGCACGTGCGCGTCGGTGTTGCTGCTGGCCACGACGAACAAGCTCTCCCAGGACGTGGCGGCGGGCCCCTTCCTGTGGGTGATGCCGCTGGCGGTGTACCTCATCACCTTCATCCTGGCCTTCTCGCGCGAGTCCTTCTACGCGCGCACGCCGTACTCGGTGGGGCTCATCGCCTCCGTGGTGCTGGTGACGTACGCGCACAAGGAGGGCCCCGCGCTGGGCCTGGGGTGGCAGGTGCTCTTCCACGCGTCCGCGCTCTTCACGGGCGCCATGGTGTGCCACGGCGAGCTGTACCGCCGCCGTCCGGCGCCGCGCTACCTGAGCGCCTTCTACCTCTGGGTGTCCGTGGGCGGCGTGCTGGGCGGCGTGTTCGTCAACCTCATCGCGCCCGCCATCTTCACCTCCTACTGGGAGCACCCGCTGGCGCTGGCCGCGTGCTGCGCGGTGGCCTTCGCGGGGCTGATGCGCAAGCCGAAGGAGGAGACGGTGGTGGCGCGCACGCAGCGCCTCTTCCGCGGGGCGCTGCTGGTGGGCGTGGCGGTGCACCTGCCGGTGCTCGTCCTCACGGACCTGGGGCGCGTGCGCTTCGCCGCGCGCAACTTCTTCGGCGTGGTGCGCGTGCTGGAGCTGTTTCCGGACGACCCCCGGCAGCATCAGTATGTCCTGCGCCACGGCGCCATCACCCACGGCTGGCAGTACATCCCCCCGGAGCGCCGCGGCCTCCCCACGGCGTACTACACGCAGGACGCTGGCCTGGGGCTCGCGCTCGCGGAGCAGCGCCGGTCGCGTCAGGCGCTGGGGCTGCCCACCGGCCTGCGCGTGGGCATGCTGGGGCTGGGCGTGGGCAACAGCGCCACGCTGATGGCCGCCGGGGACGACGTGCGCTTCTACGAAATCAACCCCGACATCATCGGCCTCGCCAGGGGCCAGGGGGGCTTCTTCAGCACGCTGACGGACACGCCCGCGCACGTGGAGGTCGTCGAGGGCGACGCGCGCATCTCCCTGGAGAAGGAGCTGGAGCAGGGCTCGCGCCAGTTCGACGTGCTGGCGCTGGACGTCTTCAGCTCGGACGCCATCCCGGTGCACCTGCTGACGAAGGAGGCGGTGGCGCTCTATCTCCAGCACCTGGCGCCGCGCGGCGTGCTGGCGCTGCACATCAGCAACCAGCACCTGGACCTGGTGCCCATCAGCCTGGCGCACGCGCGGGCCGCCGGACTGTCCGCGGCGCTCGTCGTGCGGGACAGCGACGGTGACGCGGTGGCCAGCTCGTGGATGCTGCTGAGCCCGGACCCGGAGTTCGTCTGGGGCTCCACCTTCAGCCAGGGCAAGGCGCGCGTGCGCCGGCTGGTGCTGCGCGGCGAGCCGGAATACGTCTGGACGGACGAGCGCAGCAGCGTGCTCCAGGCGCTTCGCCCCAGGGCCCAGGGCCTCGCCGCGGCGAATCCGAACGTCATGGACGTACCCACGCGGGCCGTGGTCCAGCCCGCGTCACCCTAG
- a CDS encoding serine/threonine-protein kinase has product MNSSTQPARLRPFRPQPFGRYTLLSHLATGGMGEIYLARLEGAQGFEKLCVIKKILPQFAEDQDFVDRFVGEARTLVRLGHGSIAQVLDMGVHEGEAYMALEYVDGKDLRKVAARVRDRQTPLPLTFVLYVMGRVLDALAYAHRKRDEEEKELKLVHRDISPQNILISYEGEVKVIDFGLAKSRLSAAKTNPSIILGKFLYMSPEQARHQPVDRRSDLYAVGLCLYELISGKNPFDALPPGELMSAVANPKVAPLGEVEPLTPPAVSQLVAKALAVDPAQRFQNAEDFRGRLQACLMEIDTSAGPESVSKFMRDLFSADYQSERRLLTSLREVSRDVRGSGTYEALAPAPRPAMQAPPLPPKTIRLDGPVEPLSFHPTPRSREDGGGARDDGETRPGVMVDESTRPAFPVEALEEAARAKMRPSPASSEPSPTVEVRQDAMDRPTILEGLPAIRLPSDRAAEEQAPALGEPTAPRADALPGSESQGEPTAPRAPSLPYAEPGLPSRDAPPVPDVPVSRPFADAGGRGASLPFSDSVGPRGVPPPPMAPVAAARTAEGPVPFVPVDASRPVAPPPMPSFDSGAGRFESAGESLPFMEPPPPPDGPFADDEELPESPFPWPEPLPEGGRSAGAELRAAEVRIPEGQRPTAAMPSLASARPGVTTPSNGSRPAAPPAFDAARALEPLPAYEPVRASEPLRGFDSPRAAEPARAVEARIPEGQRPTAAMPSLSSSRPGVTTPSNGSRPAPVPLPSYAAPTIQVPSIQPSASRSFEAEEDSEPLDAGPAPRPTMQDTRPSEDLVSVDARALEADSSVPYISAEPDDAPAAREGDADTHPRIPMPRASRREEPQARVMLDESLLRETSSSTGKREADTGPTAPARGKTGSRRAVRGSSPSTPPPRSSTASSMRAVARAPAPAVEPDESSTSRTSRDDSTRRKAIPVRPEPAEPPRASRREPAPVRKGGALRSALVFLLLMVVALGIVGAGLYFVPELRVAAGLEQSRTSTPPPPTPVQQIPIPPGPPQGRPPAPSATTDTPPAQNVAAEPAQAPTEPDATDTNELADDLLGPGSSAEGAAAPTPAAKKAAPARPAKRPAPARAPAKESTLPPELEKEWAQTKTLFRSLKNNHGCEAMSMQCTLFDKLADDFIVGGSETPTLKQVKDLHEQLRNVKRRQDF; this is encoded by the coding sequence ATGAACTCTTCGACCCAGCCCGCCCGATTGCGTCCCTTCCGGCCGCAGCCCTTCGGCCGGTACACGCTCCTGTCGCACCTGGCCACCGGCGGCATGGGGGAGATCTACCTCGCCCGCCTGGAGGGCGCGCAGGGCTTCGAGAAGCTGTGCGTCATCAAGAAGATCCTCCCGCAGTTCGCGGAGGACCAGGACTTCGTCGACCGCTTCGTCGGTGAGGCGCGCACGCTGGTGCGGCTGGGGCACGGCTCCATCGCGCAGGTGCTGGACATGGGCGTGCACGAGGGCGAGGCCTACATGGCCCTCGAGTACGTGGACGGCAAGGACCTGCGCAAGGTGGCCGCGCGCGTGCGCGACCGGCAGACGCCGCTGCCGCTCACCTTCGTGCTGTACGTGATGGGCCGGGTGCTGGACGCGCTGGCGTACGCGCACCGCAAGCGGGACGAGGAAGAGAAGGAGCTGAAGCTCGTCCACCGGGACATCTCGCCGCAGAACATCCTCATCTCCTACGAGGGGGAGGTGAAGGTCATCGACTTCGGCCTGGCCAAGAGCCGGCTGTCGGCGGCGAAGACGAACCCCAGCATCATCCTGGGCAAGTTCCTCTACATGTCGCCCGAGCAGGCCCGGCACCAGCCGGTGGACCGCCGCAGCGACCTGTACGCGGTGGGCCTGTGCCTCTACGAGCTCATCTCCGGCAAGAACCCCTTCGACGCGCTGCCGCCGGGCGAACTGATGTCCGCGGTGGCGAACCCGAAGGTGGCGCCGCTCGGTGAGGTGGAGCCGCTGACGCCGCCGGCGGTGTCGCAGCTGGTGGCGAAGGCGCTGGCGGTGGATCCGGCCCAGCGCTTCCAGAACGCGGAGGACTTCCGGGGGCGCCTGCAGGCGTGCCTGATGGAGATCGACACCAGCGCGGGCCCGGAGAGCGTCAGCAAGTTCATGCGCGACCTGTTCTCCGCGGACTACCAGTCCGAGCGCCGTCTGCTGACGTCCCTGCGCGAGGTGTCGCGCGACGTGCGAGGCAGCGGTACGTACGAGGCGCTGGCCCCCGCGCCGCGCCCGGCGATGCAGGCGCCCCCGCTGCCGCCCAAGACCATCCGCCTGGATGGTCCGGTGGAGCCGCTGTCCTTCCACCCCACGCCCCGGAGCCGCGAGGACGGCGGCGGCGCGCGCGACGACGGTGAGACGCGCCCCGGCGTGATGGTGGACGAGTCCACGCGCCCCGCGTTCCCGGTGGAGGCGCTGGAGGAGGCGGCCCGCGCGAAGATGCGGCCCAGCCCCGCGTCGTCGGAGCCGTCGCCCACGGTGGAGGTCCGCCAGGACGCGATGGACCGGCCCACCATCCTCGAGGGCCTGCCCGCCATCCGGTTGCCCTCGGACCGCGCCGCGGAGGAGCAGGCCCCGGCGCTCGGCGAGCCCACCGCGCCCCGCGCGGACGCGTTGCCGGGCTCCGAGTCGCAGGGCGAGCCCACCGCGCCGCGCGCCCCGTCGCTGCCGTACGCGGAGCCAGGGCTGCCGTCGCGCGACGCGCCTCCGGTGCCGGACGTGCCGGTGTCGCGGCCGTTCGCGGACGCGGGAGGGCGGGGGGCTTCGCTGCCCTTCTCCGATTCGGTGGGCCCGCGGGGCGTGCCGCCTCCTCCGATGGCGCCGGTTGCCGCCGCGCGGACCGCGGAGGGGCCCGTGCCCTTCGTGCCGGTGGATGCGTCGCGGCCGGTGGCGCCTCCGCCGATGCCTTCCTTCGACTCCGGGGCGGGGCGGTTCGAATCGGCGGGGGAGTCGCTGCCGTTCATGGAGCCGCCGCCTCCGCCGGACGGCCCGTTCGCGGATGACGAGGAGCTTCCGGAGAGCCCGTTTCCGTGGCCGGAGCCCCTCCCGGAAGGAGGCCGCTCCGCGGGCGCCGAGCTTCGCGCCGCGGAGGTGCGCATCCCGGAAGGCCAGCGCCCCACCGCCGCGATGCCGTCCCTGGCGTCGGCGCGGCCTGGCGTCACGACGCCGTCGAACGGCAGCCGTCCCGCGGCGCCGCCCGCGTTCGATGCGGCTCGCGCCTTGGAGCCCCTGCCGGCCTACGAGCCGGTGCGAGCGTCGGAGCCGTTGCGTGGCTTCGATTCGCCCCGCGCCGCCGAGCCCGCGCGTGCCGTGGAGGCCCGCATCCCGGAAGGTCAGCGCCCCACGGCCGCGATGCCGTCCCTGTCGTCCTCGCGCCCTGGCGTGACGACGCCGTCGAATGGCAGCCGTCCGGCGCCGGTGCCGCTGCCGTCGTACGCGGCGCCCACCATCCAGGTGCCCTCCATCCAACCCAGCGCCTCGCGCTCCTTCGAAGCCGAAGAGGACTCCGAGCCGCTCGATGCGGGCCCGGCTCCCCGGCCCACGATGCAGGACACGCGGCCGTCGGAGGACCTGGTCTCGGTGGATGCCCGCGCGCTGGAGGCGGACTCCAGCGTGCCGTACATCTCCGCGGAGCCAGACGACGCCCCGGCCGCGCGCGAGGGTGACGCGGACACGCACCCGCGCATCCCCATGCCCCGGGCCTCGCGCCGTGAGGAGCCCCAGGCCCGCGTGATGCTGGACGAGTCGCTGCTGCGCGAGACCTCCTCGTCCACGGGCAAGCGTGAGGCCGACACCGGCCCCACCGCTCCGGCCCGCGGAAAAACGGGGTCCCGGCGCGCCGTGCGCGGTTCGTCGCCGAGCACGCCGCCCCCGCGCTCCAGCACCGCGTCGAGCATGCGCGCCGTCGCCCGCGCCCCCGCGCCCGCCGTGGAGCCGGACGAGTCGTCCACCTCGCGCACGTCGCGCGACGACTCGACCCGGCGCAAGGCCATACCGGTGCGGCCGGAGCCCGCGGAGCCGCCGCGTGCCTCACGCCGCGAGCCCGCGCCGGTCCGCAAGGGTGGGGCGCTGCGCTCCGCGCTGGTGTTCCTGCTGCTGATGGTCGTCGCGCTGGGCATCGTCGGCGCGGGGCTCTACTTCGTCCCCGAGCTGCGCGTGGCCGCGGGCCTGGAGCAGTCGCGGACGTCGACGCCGCCTCCGCCCACCCCGGTGCAGCAGATTCCCATCCCGCCCGGGCCTCCCCAGGGCCGTCCGCCCGCGCCTTCCGCAACCACGGACACGCCTCCTGCCCAGAACGTGGCCGCGGAGCCCGCGCAGGCCCCCACCGAGCCGGATGCCACGGACACCAACGAGCTGGCGGACGACCTGCTCGGCCCGGGTTCGTCGGCGGAGGGCGCTGCCGCCCCCACTCCCGCGGCGAAGAAGGCGGCGCCGGCACGCCCCGCCAAGCGCCCCGCGCCAGCGCGTGCGCCCGCCAAGGAGAGCACCCTGCCTCCGGAGCTGGAGAAGGAATGGGCGCAGACGAAGACGCTCTTCCGGTCGCTCAAGAACAACCATGGCTGCGAGGCCATGTCGATGCAGTGCACCCTCTTCGACAAGCTGGCGGACGACTTCATCGTGGGCGGCAGTGAGACGCCGACCCTCAAGCAGGTGAAGGACCTGCACGAACAGTTGAGGAACGTGAAGCGCCGCCAGGACTTCTAG
- a CDS encoding FHA domain-containing protein, which yields MWQIIINGPGYFDTSYDLPEGVTSLGRADENDIVLGGDLVSRRHARLYVEGDVLRIEDLGSRNGSRVNGSPLQGSKHLNAGDTVVLGENTLAVRQPHTVENAATEMMDLGAGGVVRFGHGTDVGPSVLLAKNVRDADVLRLLDNVGPLPFDDAFSGPSPVPAGSAVASPRVSYETLVLLVHAAEALATARTLTAFLESAMDRLLERTDATTAVVLLKHATGPLVPAAVRHRGRLAKGEVPVSDAIVDEAIRQGRAIAVGDVKDDRRFAGRESVIMYGVDRVLCIPVGTEPPFAGVLYVNVPGGGDTSLELMLDACTAVAHLVASGVQRFAVRDGSSTDRMRRNLERYHSPEVAERRAAEAQRTGGRLPGLEEKNLTVLHAELADFGGVVSRLGAARATQLLNDFHARMSGIVFSFEATVEGFLGESMRALFGVPYAKGDDAVRAVRAALALRADWERGMARRPQDERCDLRIALHSTKALVGMIGTEARTEYSAVGEGMGVAGWLASTAAPGQVLMTGKLLAATGARFDVMPLGERVVRPPRDKVAVFEVIEEDMGMLTNPGIR from the coding sequence ATGTGGCAGATCATCATCAACGGGCCCGGCTACTTCGACACGTCGTACGACCTGCCGGAGGGCGTCACCAGCCTCGGCCGTGCGGACGAGAACGACATCGTGCTGGGCGGCGACCTGGTGTCGCGCCGGCACGCGCGGCTCTACGTCGAAGGTGACGTGCTGCGCATCGAGGACCTGGGCAGCCGCAATGGCAGCCGGGTGAACGGCTCGCCGCTCCAGGGCAGCAAGCACCTGAACGCGGGCGACACCGTGGTGCTGGGGGAGAACACCCTGGCGGTGCGCCAGCCGCACACGGTGGAGAACGCCGCAACGGAGATGATGGACCTGGGCGCGGGCGGCGTCGTGCGCTTCGGGCACGGCACGGACGTGGGCCCCTCCGTGCTCCTGGCCAAGAACGTCAGGGACGCGGACGTGCTGCGCCTCCTGGACAACGTGGGGCCGCTGCCGTTCGACGATGCGTTCTCCGGTCCCTCGCCCGTGCCCGCGGGCTCCGCCGTCGCCAGCCCGCGCGTGTCGTACGAGACGCTGGTGCTGCTGGTGCACGCCGCGGAGGCGCTGGCCACCGCGCGCACGCTGACCGCGTTCCTGGAGTCCGCGATGGACCGGCTCCTGGAGCGCACCGACGCCACCACGGCGGTGGTGCTGCTCAAGCACGCCACCGGGCCGCTGGTGCCCGCGGCGGTGCGCCACCGGGGTCGGTTGGCCAAGGGCGAAGTGCCCGTGTCGGACGCCATCGTGGACGAGGCCATCCGCCAGGGCCGCGCCATCGCCGTGGGCGACGTGAAGGACGACCGCCGCTTCGCCGGACGCGAGAGCGTCATCATGTACGGCGTGGACCGGGTGCTGTGCATCCCCGTCGGCACCGAGCCGCCCTTCGCGGGCGTGCTCTACGTCAACGTGCCCGGCGGGGGCGACACCAGCCTGGAGCTGATGCTGGACGCGTGCACCGCGGTGGCCCACCTGGTGGCCAGCGGCGTGCAGCGCTTCGCCGTGCGCGACGGCTCCAGCACGGACCGGATGCGGCGCAACCTGGAGCGCTACCACTCGCCGGAGGTGGCCGAGCGCCGCGCCGCCGAGGCCCAGCGCACGGGCGGCAGGCTGCCGGGCCTGGAGGAGAAGAACCTCACCGTGCTGCACGCGGAGCTGGCGGACTTCGGCGGCGTCGTCAGCCGGCTGGGCGCGGCGCGGGCCACGCAGCTGCTCAACGACTTCCACGCGCGCATGAGCGGCATCGTCTTCAGCTTCGAGGCCACCGTCGAAGGCTTCCTGGGCGAGTCCATGCGCGCCCTCTTCGGCGTGCCCTACGCCAAGGGCGACGACGCGGTGCGCGCGGTGAGGGCGGCGCTGGCCCTGCGCGCGGACTGGGAGCGGGGCATGGCCCGCAGGCCCCAGGACGAGCGGTGCGACCTGCGGATCGCGCTGCACTCCACCAAGGCGCTGGTGGGGATGATCGGCACCGAGGCCCGCACGGAGTACAGCGCCGTGGGAGAGGGCATGGGGGTGGCGGGCTGGCTGGCCTCCACCGCGGCGCCCGGCCAGGTGCTGATGACCGGCAAGCTGCTGGCGGCCACCGGGGCCCGCTTCGACGTGATGCCCCTGGGCGAGCGGGTGGTGCGGCCCCCCCGCGACAAGGTCGCGGTTTTCGAGGTGATTGAAGAGGACATGGGCATGCTGACCAACCCCGGTATCCGGTGA
- a CDS encoding cell surface protein encodes MKRPLLALGALLALGACTGESEPGPLPGEELVDAGIQTDAGVPDAGTEADAGTDADAGVDAGSRPVDPFADRVTAYAFGDSAGFGQDRFPDIVLGPPVGAGQNTGSLDVLSLGRGGSITLEFTDLFAVDGPGVDLLVFENAFQKFGGDIFAETAQVSVSDDGVTWFDFPCDATDKDGGYPGCAGTHPVHSAPDNGVSPTDPAVAGGDGFDLADVGLPRARFVRLTDTGLNSYGGTSGGFDLDALSVVNGQLPDGGVP; translated from the coding sequence ATGAAGCGCCCGCTGCTCGCGCTCGGCGCGCTGCTGGCCCTGGGCGCGTGCACGGGCGAGTCCGAGCCCGGACCGCTTCCGGGGGAGGAACTCGTGGATGCCGGCATCCAGACGGATGCCGGTGTCCCCGATGCAGGCACGGAGGCCGATGCGGGGACGGACGCCGATGCCGGTGTCGACGCGGGCTCGCGGCCGGTGGATCCGTTCGCGGACCGCGTGACGGCGTACGCGTTCGGCGACTCGGCCGGCTTCGGGCAGGACCGCTTCCCGGACATCGTGCTCGGGCCTCCGGTGGGGGCGGGGCAGAACACCGGCTCGCTCGACGTGCTGTCGCTGGGGCGGGGCGGCTCCATCACTTTGGAGTTCACCGACCTGTTCGCGGTGGACGGCCCGGGCGTGGACCTGCTCGTGTTCGAGAACGCCTTCCAGAAGTTCGGCGGCGACATCTTCGCGGAGACGGCCCAGGTGTCCGTCAGCGACGACGGCGTCACCTGGTTCGACTTCCCGTGCGACGCCACCGACAAGGACGGCGGCTACCCGGGCTGTGCCGGCACGCACCCGGTGCACTCGGCACCGGACAACGGCGTGTCCCCCACCGACCCGGCCGTGGCGGGCGGGGACGGCTTCGACCTGGCGGACGTGGGCCTTCCCCGCGCGCGCTTCGTGCGCCTCACCGACACGGGGCTCAACAGCTACGGCGGCACGTCCGGCGGCTTCGACCTGGACGCGCTGTCGGTGGTGAACGGCCAGCTCCCCGACGGCGGTGTGCCCTGA
- a CDS encoding cell surface protein, with product MKKTFALGFTALLSVACGGEDWQDSLQGQPLVGDPFADRIVSFSPGSGAGFGQAQLPGIVLGAPRGDGASSGSLDVLSLGRNGVIVLEFTDIAVTDGPGVDLLVFENAFIKPSGKPFAETGVVAVSDDGIIWHEFPCASSDVANNYPGCAGVTPVYSHPSNGIPATDPAVAGGDGFDLADVGLTRARFVRIRDSGANGYAGTSGGFDLDAVAVVNGVQLP from the coding sequence ATGAAGAAGACCTTCGCGCTGGGCTTCACCGCGCTCCTCTCCGTGGCTTGCGGCGGCGAGGACTGGCAGGACTCCCTCCAGGGCCAGCCGCTGGTGGGGGATCCGTTCGCGGACCGCATCGTGTCGTTCTCTCCGGGCTCGGGCGCCGGATTCGGTCAGGCCCAGCTGCCGGGCATCGTGCTGGGCGCTCCGCGGGGGGATGGCGCGTCGTCGGGCTCGCTGGACGTGCTGTCGCTCGGACGCAACGGCGTCATCGTGCTGGAGTTCACGGACATCGCCGTCACGGACGGGCCAGGCGTGGACCTGCTCGTCTTCGAGAACGCGTTCATCAAGCCCAGCGGCAAGCCGTTCGCGGAGACGGGCGTGGTGGCCGTCAGCGACGACGGCATCATCTGGCACGAGTTCCCCTGCGCCTCCTCCGACGTGGCGAACAACTACCCGGGCTGCGCGGGCGTCACGCCCGTGTACTCACACCCCTCCAACGGCATCCCGGCCACCGACCCGGCCGTGGCGGGCGGGGACGGCTTCGACCTGGCGGACGTGGGCCTCACGCGCGCCCGCTTCGTGCGCATCCGCGATTCGGGCGCCAACGGCTACGCGGGCACCAGCGGCGGCTTCGACCTGGATGCCGTCGCGGTGGTGAACGGCGTGCAGTTGCCGTAG
- a CDS encoding MXAN_6577-like cysteine-rich protein, giving the protein MSRLLPDARLALLLSALAAALLTGCPEEKVLCTSGLSVCGAECVDLQGDPSNCGACGTACRAGETCQAGVCGCQPGTETCGDACVALASDPLNCGACGAACPSGQVCESGTCREGCSAGAARCGGSCVVLANDPLNCGACGAVCPDVQSCHSGRCMYDVVTACYTNGQLVGIQAGTDRMGPRRQFGSGVQALAAWDGVVLAADAARSVLSQAPAGALGTVAEEDSLGAVAASPNDILVDPPYVYVLDSVNNTLQVLKREGAAQGGGLGLRTVGQVNLGANTSPQVIAKRGDTFYIPLFGTAGSDFKQGNAVARVSVSDPEKPRLVDTVPLTGLDLKSFDGGMTMALPYAAVSVDAGVYVALTNLNPANDYLPNGPGMLARIDPADGGVRAIDLGAKDCLNAGDVQAVGDQLVVSCLGEAVFDTAGGYQAKAVRATGLVLVKDDKPVASYALSPGCTGGPENGCALAVGGRLAVVGNAVYVTDVNAGRVFVVEVRDGQLVERRGNSTPHAMGPALDACPVDPRRGISNAIDIVAVP; this is encoded by the coding sequence ATGTCGCGTCTCCTCCCTGATGCTCGGCTCGCGCTGCTGCTGTCGGCCCTGGCGGCGGCGCTCCTCACCGGCTGCCCGGAGGAGAAGGTCCTGTGCACGTCCGGCCTGAGCGTCTGCGGCGCCGAGTGCGTGGACCTCCAGGGCGACCCGTCGAACTGCGGCGCGTGTGGCACCGCGTGCCGGGCAGGGGAGACGTGTCAGGCGGGCGTGTGCGGATGCCAGCCGGGCACGGAGACGTGCGGTGATGCGTGCGTCGCGCTCGCGAGCGACCCGCTGAACTGTGGCGCTTGCGGCGCCGCGTGTCCGTCCGGTCAGGTCTGTGAATCCGGCACCTGCCGCGAGGGATGCTCCGCCGGTGCGGCGCGGTGCGGGGGCAGTTGCGTCGTGCTGGCGAATGATCCGCTCAACTGTGGTGCCTGCGGCGCGGTGTGCCCGGACGTGCAGTCCTGCCACTCGGGCCGGTGCATGTATGACGTGGTGACGGCCTGCTACACCAACGGGCAGTTGGTCGGCATCCAGGCGGGGACGGACCGGATGGGACCCCGGCGGCAGTTCGGCTCGGGGGTGCAGGCGCTCGCGGCCTGGGATGGCGTGGTGCTGGCGGCGGACGCGGCGCGCTCGGTGCTGTCGCAGGCTCCCGCGGGTGCGCTGGGGACGGTGGCGGAGGAGGACTCGCTGGGCGCGGTGGCGGCTTCGCCCAATGACATCCTCGTTGACCCTCCATATGTGTATGTCCTCGACTCGGTGAACAACACGCTCCAGGTGCTCAAGCGGGAAGGGGCCGCGCAGGGCGGGGGACTGGGACTGCGCACGGTGGGGCAGGTGAACCTGGGCGCGAACACCAGCCCGCAGGTCATCGCGAAGCGCGGCGACACGTTCTACATCCCGCTGTTCGGAACGGCCGGCTCCGACTTCAAGCAGGGCAACGCCGTGGCTCGCGTCAGCGTGAGCGACCCGGAGAAGCCCCGGCTCGTGGACACCGTTCCGCTCACCGGCCTGGACCTGAAGTCTTTCGACGGCGGGATGACGATGGCGCTTCCGTACGCGGCGGTGTCCGTGGACGCGGGCGTGTACGTGGCGCTCACCAACCTCAACCCCGCGAATGACTATCTGCCCAACGGGCCCGGGATGCTCGCGCGCATCGACCCGGCGGATGGTGGCGTGCGGGCCATCGACCTGGGCGCGAAGGACTGCCTCAACGCGGGCGACGTGCAGGCGGTGGGCGACCAGTTGGTGGTGAGCTGCCTGGGCGAGGCGGTGTTCGACACGGCGGGCGGTTACCAGGCCAAGGCGGTGCGGGCCACGGGGCTGGTGCTGGTGAAGGATGACAAGCCCGTGGCGTCGTATGCGCTGTCTCCGGGATGCACCGGCGGGCCGGAGAATGGCTGCGCGCTCGCGGTGGGTGGACGGCTCGCGGTGGTGGGCAATGCCGTGTACGTCACGGACGTGAACGCGGGCCGCGTGTTCGTGGTGGAGGTGCGCGACGGCCAGTTGGTCGAGCGGCGCGGCAACTCCACGCCGCACGCGATGGGACCGGCGCTGGATGCGTGTCCGGTGGACCCTCGTCGCGGCATCTCCAATGCCATCGACATCGTCGCGGTGCCGTGA